From the Nodularia sp. NIES-3585 genome, one window contains:
- a CDS encoding ATP-binding protein encodes MSTNDITNLVQIDISNCNKEPIHIPGFIQPHGVLFALKEPDLTILQVSDNTFNLLGLHPEELLNKNLNILLELEQINLLKDSLNPDDLLIGNPIELTIKSDSHSLHFDGILHRSDGSLILELEPTNSEKGNAFFRFYHLVKIAMTKLQSASTLAEISQILVKEVKNITGFDRVMLYRFDENWHGTVIAEEKPEYLTPYLGLRYPASDIPTQARKLYSTNWLRLIPNLDYQPAAILPTNNPLTDEPLDLSKSVLRSVSPLHIEYMHNMGVTASMSISIMKDGHLWGLIACHHQAPKYIPYEIRHACEFLGQMTSLEMAAKEDSEDVEYKMQVKSWHSKLVEYMSLENNFIDGLINNQPNILNLVNAQGAAICFHGNYSTVGKTPEQQDIENLVEWINQNQQEEIFYTDSLAQVYPQAEKLRAVASGLMALSISKSQKNYVLWFRPEVVRTVDWGGNPNKPVEVKQNGSIHLSPRKSFELWQETVLLKSLPWKSYEVNAALELRSAIIGMVLRKADELAQLNIELERSNNELDAFAYIASHDLKEPLRGIHNYSNFLIEDYGETINEEGKKKLKTLIRLTQRMEDLIDSLLHFSRLGRVDLSMQPTDLNHVVHSSLDLLSARIDEMKVDIQIPRPLPTVYCDRIQVGEVFNNLITNSIKYNDKAEKWIEIGYIDEPPLPITFYVRDNGIGIRDKHFEAIFRIFKRLHGPSKYGGGTGAGLTIAKKIVERHGGKIWVDSTYGEGSTFYFTLQGVK; translated from the coding sequence GTGAGTACTAACGATATTACCAACCTTGTCCAAATAGATATCAGCAACTGTAATAAAGAGCCAATTCATATTCCTGGCTTTATTCAGCCTCATGGAGTGCTTTTTGCCTTAAAAGAACCAGATTTAACTATCCTACAAGTCAGCGATAATACATTCAATTTATTGGGTTTGCATCCTGAAGAATTACTAAATAAAAATTTAAACATTTTACTGGAATTAGAGCAAATTAATTTGCTAAAAGATTCTTTAAATCCTGACGATTTATTAATTGGCAATCCCATCGAATTGACTATAAAATCTGATAGCCACTCTCTGCATTTTGATGGTATTCTTCATCGTTCTGACGGAAGTTTAATTTTAGAGCTAGAACCGACAAATTCAGAAAAAGGCAATGCATTTTTTAGATTTTACCATTTAGTAAAAATAGCAATGACTAAGCTACAATCTGCATCCACTTTAGCAGAAATTAGTCAGATTCTTGTCAAAGAAGTTAAAAACATTACTGGATTTGATCGAGTAATGCTCTATCGATTTGATGAAAATTGGCATGGTACAGTTATTGCGGAAGAAAAACCAGAATATCTAACACCTTATTTAGGTTTACGTTATCCGGCTTCTGATATTCCCACCCAAGCTAGAAAACTCTACAGCACAAACTGGCTGAGACTAATACCAAATCTAGACTATCAGCCTGCGGCAATTTTGCCAACCAATAATCCTTTAACTGATGAACCTTTAGATTTAAGCAAGTCAGTGTTACGCAGTGTCTCGCCTTTACACATTGAGTATATGCACAATATGGGCGTGACTGCATCAATGTCAATTTCCATTATGAAAGATGGTCACCTGTGGGGACTAATTGCTTGTCATCATCAAGCACCTAAATATATTCCCTATGAAATTCGTCACGCCTGTGAATTTTTAGGGCAAATGACATCTTTAGAAATGGCGGCTAAAGAAGATAGTGAAGATGTGGAATATAAGATGCAGGTAAAATCTTGGCATTCCAAGTTAGTGGAGTATATGTCATTAGAAAATAACTTCATTGACGGTTTAATTAACAATCAGCCAAATATCCTCAATCTGGTGAATGCTCAAGGAGCAGCTATCTGTTTTCATGGCAACTATTCCACAGTTGGTAAAACTCCTGAACAGCAGGATATTGAAAATTTAGTGGAATGGATAAATCAAAATCAGCAAGAGGAGATTTTCTACACTGATTCATTAGCTCAAGTTTACCCACAGGCAGAAAAATTGCGGGCTGTTGCTAGCGGTTTGATGGCACTTTCCATTTCCAAAAGTCAAAAAAACTATGTTTTATGGTTTCGCCCAGAGGTAGTGCGAACTGTCGATTGGGGAGGTAACCCCAATAAACCTGTAGAAGTGAAACAAAATGGCAGTATACACCTATCACCCCGCAAATCTTTTGAATTATGGCAAGAAACTGTACTATTAAAATCACTGCCTTGGAAATCTTATGAAGTGAATGCAGCCCTAGAGTTGAGAAGTGCAATTATTGGCATGGTGTTGCGGAAAGCCGATGAATTAGCACAGCTAAACATTGAACTAGAACGCAGTAATAACGAATTAGATGCCTTTGCTTATATTGCTTCTCATGATTTAAAAGAACCACTGCGCGGTATTCACAATTACTCTAACTTCTTAATTGAAGATTACGGTGAGACTATCAACGAAGAAGGAAAGAAAAAATTAAAAACATTGATTCGTCTCACCCAGCGAATGGAAGATTTAATTGATTCGCTGCTGCATTTTTCTCGCTTGGGAAGAGTTGATCTTTCCATGCAGCCAACAGACCTCAATCATGTGGTGCATAGCAGTTTAGACTTATTGAGCGCTCGCATTGATGAGATGAAGGTAGATATTCAAATTCCTAGACCGCTACCAACAGTGTATTGCGATCGCATCCAAGTAGGAGAAGTTTTTAATAATTTAATTACCAACTCAATTAAATACAACGATAAAGCCGAAAAATGGATTGAAATTGGTTATATTGATGAGCCACCATTACCAATTACATTCTACGTGCGAGATAATGGTATCGGTATTCGAGATAAACACTTTGAGGCAATTTTTCGGATTTTTAAAAGACTGCACGGACCGAGCAAATATGGCGGAGGTACTGGGGCGGGGTTGACTATAGCCAAAAAAATAGTAGAACGTCATGGCGGAAAAATTTGGGTAGATTCAACCTACGGTGAAGGTAGCACATTTTATTTTACATTACAGGGAGTTAAATAA
- a CDS encoding response regulator produces the protein MIGNFSRPLLVIEDSDEDFEALCRIMEKQSVANPVFRCSDGDEALDFIYHTGTYNNCQKFPRPAIILLDLNLPGTDGREVLEQIKQDEDIRYIPVVVFTTSSNPKDIEICYRYCVASYMLKPIDINRLVETIQSFITYWLDIVILPDAVNN, from the coding sequence ATGATTGGTAATTTTTCAAGACCTTTACTAGTAATTGAAGATAGCGACGAAGACTTTGAAGCTTTGTGTCGCATCATGGAAAAACAATCTGTTGCCAATCCGGTATTTCGCTGTAGCGATGGTGATGAAGCCCTAGACTTTATTTACCATACTGGGACTTACAATAATTGCCAAAAATTTCCTCGTCCAGCGATTATTTTACTCGACCTAAATTTGCCAGGAACTGATGGGAGAGAAGTTTTAGAGCAAATCAAGCAGGATGAAGATATTAGATATATTCCTGTAGTTGTGTTTACTACATCATCTAATCCTAAAGATATAGAAATATGTTACAGATATTGCGTTGCTAGTTATATGTTGAAACCAATTGATATTAATAGATTAGTGGAGACTATTCAAAGTTTCATCACTTATTGGTTAGATATCGTAATCCTCCCTGATGCTGTTAACAACTAG